In one Micromonospora polyrhachis genomic region, the following are encoded:
- a CDS encoding VOC family protein: MIGTLRTVALDAPDARRLAAFYTALGGWTEQYAEDDWITLETGDGWRVAVQHSPDHLPPRWPDPAYPQQAHFDLRVPDLDAGSAKAVELGAALLRKNENWYTLADPAGHPFDLCLFPAKQETTLMGVMLDCPDARELSMFYAELLGKPVTYEGEGVAMIGEDGAQPVMFQQVTEYHAPRWPDPVYPQQLHLDVTVDDVDRAEAAVLRLGATSLSSGGANWRVYADPAGKPFCLCWE; encoded by the coding sequence ATGATCGGCACGTTGCGCACGGTGGCGCTCGACGCACCCGACGCCCGGCGGCTCGCCGCGTTCTACACCGCCCTGGGCGGCTGGACCGAGCAGTACGCCGAAGACGACTGGATCACGCTGGAAACCGGGGACGGGTGGCGGGTAGCCGTCCAGCACAGCCCGGACCACTTACCGCCTCGGTGGCCCGATCCGGCGTACCCGCAGCAGGCGCATTTCGACCTGCGTGTGCCGGACCTCGACGCTGGCTCGGCGAAGGCGGTCGAGTTGGGTGCCGCGCTGCTGCGCAAGAACGAGAACTGGTACACGCTGGCCGACCCGGCGGGGCACCCGTTCGACCTGTGCCTGTTCCCTGCGAAGCAGGAGACCACGCTCATGGGCGTGATGCTCGACTGCCCGGACGCCAGGGAGCTGAGCATGTTCTACGCGGAACTTCTCGGCAAGCCCGTCACGTACGAGGGCGAGGGTGTGGCGATGATCGGCGAGGATGGGGCACAGCCGGTGATGTTCCAGCAGGTCACCGAGTACCACGCACCTCGGTGGCCCGACCCCGTGTATCCGCAGCAGCTCCATCTCGACGTCACGGTCGACGACGTCGACAGGGCGGAGGCGGCGGTGCTGAGGCTCGGTGCCACCTCCCTCTCCTCGGGTGGGGCGAACTGGCGGGTCTACGCGGACCCGGCCGGCAAACCGTTCTGCCTCTGCTGGGAGTAG